CCCTTCTTCTACCTCTTGGAGGCCCGTGGCCTGGAATGTTGGCTGGTCAACGCCCGCGATGTGAAGAACGTCCCGGGCCGGCCGAAGACCGACAAGCTGGACGCGGTCTGGCTGGCCAAGCTCGCCGAACGCGGCATGGTCCGCGCTTCGTTCGTACCGCCCAAGCCGGTCCGGCAGCTACGGGACCTCACCCGCACCCGCACGGTCTTCATCCAGGAACGCACCCGGCACAAGCACCGGGTGGACAAGGCCCTGCAGGACGCGCAGATCAAGCTGTCCGACGTTGTCTCGGACCTCTTCGGCCTCTCCGGCCGGGCCATGCTCGACGCCCTGGCCGCCGGTGAACGCAACCCCCGAGCTCTGGCGGATCTCGCCAAGGGGAGCCTGGTGAAGAAGAAGCCGGCCCTGGCCGAGGCACTCACCGGGCAGTTCGAAGAACATCACGGCCGCCTGCTGGGAGTGTTGCTGGGCACCATCGACCACCTCACCGCGCAGGTCCGGGAACTCGACCGGCTGATCGCCGACCTCATGGAACAGACCAGGGCCCCGCACGACGGCACCGGAACCGGACCGCCCCGCACAGACGACACCAGCACGTCGTCAGCCCGTGACGCTGTGACCGCGCGGGAACTGGCCGAGCGTCTGGACGCGGTCCCCGGCATCGGACCGGCCACCGCCCAGATCATCCTCGCCGAGATCGGCTTGGACATGAGCCGCTTCCCCACCCCCGAGCACCTGGTCTCCTGGGCGAAGCTGTGCCCCCGCACGATCCAGTCCGGAGCGAAGAACACCACCGGCCCAGCCGGCAAAGGCAACCCCTGGCTCAAGGGCGCCCTCGGCGAGGCCGCCAACGCCGCCGCCCGCACCGACACCTTCCTCGGCGCCCGCTACCGCAGGATCGTCAAACGCCGCGGCCACGCCAAAGCCCTCGTCGCCGTCGCCCGCTCGATACTCGTCATCACCTGGCACCTGATCAACGACCCCGACGCCCGCTACCAGGAACTCGGCGCCGACTGGCACCAGCGACATCTCAACCCCGCCCGCAAGACCCGCGACCTCGTCCGCCAGCTCCAGGCCCTCGGCCACCAGGTCACCCTCGCCGCCCCCACTACTGCGGCCTGACCGCACTCCTCGTTCCCGACGTCCGTCCCGCTCCGCGGAACGGACGCTGCCGCCTGCCCGGCTGAGGTTCGATTTTCCGTTCAGCATCAAGGCCCTGGACGCCATGGCCGACTGGCGCACGCGCCCGCTCGATCCGGTCTATCCGGTCCTGTTCGTGGACTGCGTGAACGTGAAGATCAGAGACGGTGCGGTGGCGAACCGCCCCATCTACGTGGTCCTCGCGGTCACCTGCGACGGCCACCGCGAGATCCTCGGACTGTGGGCCGGGGACGGCGGCGAGGGCGCCAAATACTGGCAGAACGTCCTTGCCGAGCTGCAGAACC
Above is a genomic segment from Streptomyces sp. NBC_01233 containing:
- a CDS encoding IS110 family transposase, encoding MEESREDHDDGSVARVAAIDIAKASGMVCLRVPHDTIEGRRVQQVWTVASTTNAILELGDRLVCQGVQRVVMEATGSYWRPFFYLLEARGLECWLVNARDVKNVPGRPKTDKLDAVWLAKLAERGMVRASFVPPKPVRQLRDLTRTRTVFIQERTRHKHRVDKALQDAQIKLSDVVSDLFGLSGRAMLDALAAGERNPRALADLAKGSLVKKKPALAEALTGQFEEHHGRLLGVLLGTIDHLTAQVRELDRLIADLMEQTRAPHDGTGTGPPRTDDTSTSSARDAVTARELAERLDAVPGIGPATAQIILAEIGLDMSRFPTPEHLVSWAKLCPRTIQSGAKNTTGPAGKGNPWLKGALGEAANAAARTDTFLGARYRRIVKRRGHAKALVAVARSILVITWHLINDPDARYQELGADWHQRHLNPARKTRDLVRQLQALGHQVTLAAPTTAA